The following coding sequences lie in one Apium graveolens cultivar Ventura chromosome 3, ASM990537v1, whole genome shotgun sequence genomic window:
- the LOC141714209 gene encoding secreted RxLR effector protein 161-like, with product MEPRQQIGKDEKGKEVNPTVFKSLVSGLRYMVHTRSDIEYSVGTISRFMEHPTALHLSVARRILQYVKNTLNCGLVYSKETGNYLLSGYSDSDLAGNIKDGRSTGGMVFYLNEILITWVSQK from the coding sequence ATGGAACCCAGGCAGCAAATTGGCAAGGAtgagaaagggaaagaagttaATCCCACAGTGTTTAAAAGTCTCGTTAGTGGGTTAAGATATATGGTGCATACTCGCTCAGATATCGAATATTCTGTTGGCACTATTAGCAGATTTATGGAGCATCCAACAGCACTTCACTTGAGTGTTGCAAGACGTATACTTCAATACGTGAAAAATACGCTAAATTGTGGTTTAGTTTATTCAAAAGAGACTGGGAATTATTTATTGTCAGGGTATTCAGACAGTGATCTAGCTGGTAATATCAAAGATGGAAGGAGTACCGGGGGAATGGTTTTTTACTTGAACGAAATTTTAATTACGTGGGTATCTCAGAAGTAG
- the LOC141714208 gene encoding uncharacterized protein LOC141714208, whose protein sequence is MEITKTKESSVGLTYPMLTKSNYTTWSLKMKVFMKAQGVWGAIEEDPKTVVDERKVQIALAAIYQGVLEEVLLTIAEKETAKEAWEAIKTMCVGAEQVKEAKVQTLKGEFESLTMKETDNIDDFCMKLSGITTNIRVLGEVMEESSVVRKILRAVPDKFLQIASNIEQFGDMKAMTVEELVGRLKAHEERMKGRSESAERQQLLLASQNQRTRGAYFRDKSRIRCYNCNTLGHYASECSKSRREREKRQEVNMAVVEDDEPALL, encoded by the coding sequence ATGGAGATAACCAAGACAAAAGAAAGCTCAGTGGGTTTAACATATCCAATGCTAACGAAAAGTAACTACACAACATGGTCCCTGAAAATGAAGGTTTTCATGAAGGCGCAAGGTGTTTGGGGTGCAATCGAAGAAGACCCAAAGACCGTGGTTGATGAGAGGAAGGTACAGATAGCTCTTGCAGCTATATACCAAGGTGTTCTAGAAGAAGTACTGTTGACTATTGCTGAGAAAGAAACCGCAAAGGAAGCTTGGGAAGCCATTAAAACGATGTGTGTAGGAGCAGAACAGGTTAAGGAGGCTAAGGTACAAACGTTAAAAGGAGAATTTGAGTCTCTTACCATGAAGGAGACAGATAACATCGATGATTTTTGTATGAAGCTGAGCGGGATAACAACCAACATACGGGTTCTTGGAGAAGTGATGGAGGAGTCAAGTGTTGTGAGGAAGATCCTACGTGCAGTCCCTGATAAATTTCTCCAGATAGCTTCAAATATCGAACAGTTCGGAGACATGAAAGCTATGACGGTTGAAGAGTTAGTGGGTCGTCTTAAAGCTCACGAGGAGAGGATGAAGGGCAGGTCTGAGAGCGCAGAGAGACAACAACTTCTCTTGGCATCTCAAAATCAAAGAACTAGAGGTGCTTATTTCCGTGACAAGAGTAGGATCAGGTGCTACAACTGTAACACCTTGGGACACTATGCATCAGAATGTAGCAAATCACGACGTGAAAGAGAGAAGAGGCAGGAAGTAAACATGGCAGTCGTCGAGGATGATGAACCAGCTTTATTATAA